Proteins encoded in a region of the Methanomassiliicoccales archaeon genome:
- the pstC gene encoding phosphate ABC transporter permease subunit PstC, with protein MSLDLTTSSRSRTSRITEFLIEKGLLVFASISIFTLGAVFVFLLTQAYPFFAQVSTLDFLTGTQWAPAAGFFGVLPLLVGTLLTSAVAALIAIPIGIGCTIYLAEVAHPTIKRYLKPVIELLAGIPSIVFGLFAMLVLSHFVQAVFNTGTTLNGMVGAIALSIMMIPIMVSISEDAMNSVPGSLREASLALGATKWETIKGVVIPASLSGIVAAIILSFGRAIGETMTVLMATGSARQLTTNIFNPMETMTSAIALDIQEVARTEIHYNALFAVGLLLFILTFVINLAAEVILKKFREAYE; from the coding sequence ATGAGCCTGGATCTTACCACCAGTAGCCGCAGCCGCACTTCGAGGATCACCGAGTTCCTGATAGAGAAGGGACTTCTGGTTTTCGCCTCGATATCCATTTTCACCTTGGGTGCGGTCTTCGTTTTCCTATTAACACAGGCCTACCCGTTTTTTGCTCAGGTCTCCACATTGGATTTCCTGACCGGGACCCAATGGGCCCCCGCCGCCGGTTTCTTTGGCGTGCTGCCGCTCTTAGTGGGAACCCTTCTGACGAGCGCAGTGGCGGCGCTCATTGCCATCCCCATCGGCATCGGCTGCACCATCTATCTGGCCGAAGTGGCCCACCCCACCATCAAGAGATATCTCAAACCGGTCATCGAGCTTCTGGCTGGTATTCCGTCCATAGTCTTCGGTCTGTTCGCCATGCTGGTGCTATCCCATTTTGTCCAAGCCGTATTCAACACCGGGACGACCCTCAACGGCATGGTCGGGGCGATAGCCTTATCGATCATGATGATCCCGATTATGGTCAGCATATCAGAGGACGCCATGAACTCCGTTCCTGGAAGCCTGAGGGAGGCGTCGTTGGCTTTAGGCGCCACCAAATGGGAGACCATCAAGGGAGTGGTGATCCCGGCGTCATTGTCCGGGATAGTGGCCGCCATCATCTTATCGTTTGGACGGGCGATAGGCGAGACCATGACCGTGCTCATGGCCACCGGAAGTGCCCGGCAGCTAACCACCAACATCTTCAATCCGATGGAGACCATGACATCGGCCATCGCCCTGGACATACAAGAGGTGGCCAGGACCGAGATACATTACAACGCGCTCTTTGCCGTTGGCCTGCTATTGTTCATTCTGACGTTCGTCATCAACCTGGCCGCGGAAGTAATCCTTAAGAAGTTCAGGGAGGCCTACGAGTGA
- a CDS encoding sulfurtransferase, with product MMTECPYPKGKCRIKWVSTEWLQDHLDDNKMMIVDIQPNIHDYIQEHIPGAVYLEEGCLRTYFKRRPGVWSPPEQIEAAFGRTGIKPELPVVVYTGEGQYKHWGDGLEQTMAAYSLVRYGHDNVMILDGGIDKWRNEKREVTKVFPERNETDFLAEVRDEYFLEYQEMNEIKDNDDVVVLDARPAATYEGQGPWIKPGHIPGAISFPWRKLMADDNPRQLKPDDVLLDMIEKAGITKDKLVICSCGTGREATNEFNLFRFYFQYPRVKLHEGGFSEWVSYPENPTVTGKSPR from the coding sequence ATGATGACGGAATGTCCATACCCGAAAGGCAAATGCCGGATCAAGTGGGTCTCGACCGAATGGCTACAGGATCATTTAGACGACAATAAGATGATGATCGTCGACATCCAGCCTAACATCCACGATTACATCCAGGAGCATATTCCCGGAGCCGTCTATCTGGAGGAGGGGTGCCTCCGCACCTATTTCAAGAGGAGGCCCGGGGTATGGTCTCCTCCGGAGCAGATCGAGGCGGCATTCGGCCGGACAGGGATCAAGCCGGAGCTGCCAGTCGTGGTATACACCGGGGAGGGCCAGTATAAGCACTGGGGAGACGGTCTGGAACAGACCATGGCAGCGTACTCTCTGGTACGATATGGCCACGACAACGTGATGATCCTGGACGGGGGTATCGACAAGTGGCGGAACGAGAAGCGTGAAGTGACCAAGGTCTTCCCCGAACGAAATGAAACGGACTTCCTGGCGGAGGTGCGGGACGAATATTTCCTGGAATATCAGGAAATGAACGAGATCAAGGATAACGACGATGTGGTCGTTCTGGACGCCAGACCTGCAGCGACCTATGAGGGGCAGGGACCGTGGATAAAGCCAGGCCACATACCTGGAGCCATCAGCTTCCCATGGCGGAAATTAATGGCAGACGATAACCCGAGACAGCTCAAGCCCGACGATGTGCTGCTGGACATGATAGAAAAAGCGGGTATCACCAAAGACAAGTTGGTGATATGCTCCTGCGGCACTGGCCGGGAGGCGACCAACGAGTTCAACCTGTTCAGGTTCTACTTCCAGTATCCGCGTGTGAAGCTGCACGAGGGCGGATTCTCGGAGTGGGTCTCCTATCCGGAGAATCCGACGGTGACCGGAAAGTCACCCCGGTGA
- a CDS encoding substrate-binding domain-containing protein, whose translation MEKKVMYISVAVIAILLVAGIGAALLLSNNSSNSTPSIKIVTIKATSSSTAYSPLDQAAVLEYANNSANGGYPISRYLYLYTHGNVTTLTGAEISWLNWILTTSKGQKNASDAGFYSLPSDIQAAMQAKLAGTTGTSTGSIVQSGSTTMLEMANLWQASFAKDYPGITISLNFPGSGTGIQNLKEGKCDIAQASRAIKASELVNTTDPSYQPMEFKVAVDGIAIIVNSDNSITSLTIDQLRQIYNGNYTNWNQVGGKDQAIVLYGRDSSSGTYDYFHNTTMGQLPSATMQQFSSTAPIVQQCKDNKGAIGYVGIGYAKEATTASQTVMEGGNSIISLIQAAEIRLSRD comes from the coding sequence ATGGAAAAAAAAGTCATGTACATATCAGTGGCGGTGATTGCCATTCTGTTGGTCGCGGGAATAGGGGCCGCCCTGTTGCTCTCGAACAACAGCAGCAATTCAACGCCAAGCATTAAGATTGTCACGATCAAAGCGACCTCGAGCTCGACCGCCTATTCCCCGTTGGACCAGGCTGCCGTATTAGAGTACGCCAATAACAGCGCGAACGGAGGCTATCCGATTTCCAGGTACCTGTACCTGTACACCCATGGAAACGTCACCACCCTCACCGGCGCTGAGATCTCCTGGCTGAACTGGATCCTGACAACTAGCAAAGGTCAGAAGAACGCCAGTGACGCTGGGTTCTACTCACTGCCCTCTGACATACAAGCGGCCATGCAGGCCAAGCTTGCCGGTACTACCGGAACATCGACCGGCTCCATAGTGCAGTCCGGTTCGACCACCATGTTGGAGATGGCGAACCTTTGGCAGGCGTCGTTTGCCAAGGACTACCCTGGCATAACCATCTCTCTGAACTTCCCGGGAAGTGGAACGGGCATACAGAACCTGAAAGAAGGCAAGTGCGACATAGCACAAGCGTCCAGGGCCATAAAGGCCTCCGAGCTTGTCAACACCACCGACCCTAGCTACCAGCCGATGGAGTTCAAGGTCGCGGTCGACGGGATCGCCATCATCGTCAACAGCGACAACAGCATCACCTCGCTGACCATTGACCAGCTGAGGCAGATCTACAACGGGAACTACACCAACTGGAACCAGGTCGGAGGAAAGGACCAGGCAATAGTCCTCTACGGCCGTGACTCATCGTCAGGCACGTACGACTACTTCCACAACACCACCATGGGGCAGCTGCCGAGCGCCACGATGCAGCAGTTCTCCTCGACCGCTCCGATCGTCCAGCAATGCAAGGACAACAAAGGAGCGATCGGGTATGTCGGAATCGGTTATGCCAAGGAGGCCACAACCGCTTCCCAGACAGTCATGGAAGGCGGGAACAGCATAATCTCTCTGATCCAAGCAGCGGAGATTAGGCTTTCCAGGGATTAA
- a CDS encoding isocitrate/isopropylmalate family dehydrogenase encodes MVDAKLIEKSKEHFAKIVIEQLERIEKMKASEQWTDYSKLDTIRIGIVGGDGIGPYICGHARTVLERLLKDEIASGKVELVTIEGLTIENRAKVLKAIPDDVLDEIKKCHVVLKGPTTTPKKGDPWPNIESANVAMRRELDLFANVRPVRVPEQGVDWMFFRENTEGSYVLGSRGINVNDELAIDFCVATKQGTDRIIQLAFEHAKKNGIKKVTAVTKANVIKATDGKFLATMERIAKEYPGIAWDDWFIDIMTAKLIDPYRRKDFRVMVMPNLYGDILTDEAAQIQGGVGTAGSANIGKQYAMFEAIHGSAPRMVEEGRGQFADPSSIIKGASMLLNHIGFVDKAIRLEMALDVCCQYEKWIKMTGRSDGATGEEFSRYLLETLADPGLEKKWNGFQA; translated from the coding sequence ATGGTCGATGCGAAACTTATCGAGAAGTCCAAGGAGCATTTCGCCAAGATTGTGATCGAGCAACTGGAAAGGATCGAGAAGATGAAAGCGTCCGAGCAATGGACGGACTACTCCAAGCTGGACACCATTCGCATCGGCATCGTCGGGGGAGACGGCATCGGACCATACATCTGCGGTCATGCCAGGACTGTCCTGGAAAGGCTCCTGAAGGACGAGATCGCCTCGGGCAAGGTGGAGCTCGTCACCATCGAGGGGCTGACCATCGAGAACCGCGCCAAGGTCCTCAAGGCAATACCGGACGACGTTCTGGATGAGATCAAGAAATGTCACGTGGTCCTGAAGGGACCGACGACCACTCCGAAGAAGGGCGATCCATGGCCGAACATCGAATCTGCGAACGTGGCGATGAGAAGAGAGCTGGACCTCTTCGCCAATGTCAGGCCGGTCCGGGTGCCGGAGCAGGGTGTGGACTGGATGTTCTTCAGGGAGAACACCGAGGGAAGCTATGTCCTGGGCAGCAGGGGCATCAATGTGAACGACGAGCTGGCCATCGATTTCTGCGTGGCCACCAAGCAGGGAACGGACCGGATCATCCAGCTCGCGTTCGAGCACGCCAAGAAGAACGGCATCAAGAAGGTGACCGCCGTCACCAAGGCCAACGTCATCAAGGCCACGGACGGCAAGTTCCTGGCTACCATGGAGCGCATCGCCAAGGAATATCCGGGCATCGCCTGGGATGACTGGTTCATCGATATCATGACGGCGAAGCTGATCGACCCATACCGCAGGAAGGACTTCCGGGTGATGGTCATGCCGAACCTTTACGGCGACATCCTGACAGATGAGGCCGCACAGATCCAGGGCGGCGTCGGAACGGCCGGCAGCGCCAACATCGGCAAGCAGTACGCCATGTTCGAGGCCATCCACGGTTCGGCCCCGAGAATGGTGGAGGAGGGCCGCGGTCAGTTTGCGGACCCATCGAGCATCATCAAAGGTGCCTCGATGCTGCTGAACCACATCGGCTTCGTCGACAAGGCTATCAGGCTCGAGATGGCACTGGACGTCTGCTGCCAATACGAGAAATGGATAAAGATGACCGGCCGCTCGGACGGAGCGACCGGAGAAGAGTTCTCGAGATATCTGCTCGAGACCCTGGCCGATCCCGGCCTGGAAAAGAAATGGAATGGGTTCCAGGCCTGA
- a CDS encoding phosphate uptake regulator PhoU, whose translation MSVDIRRIQKTGASTMTVSLPKDWIDSQGLKAGDPVGMQLMPDGTVCVDPRSDRKREPTRKTIRIEKEESEEHLTRKLIGAYLAGYNIIEVRSKDRIDHDIKHAIKDFARLVIGPEVIEETSNSVVLHDLSDPVELPQEKCVRRMHLIVSSMHKDAMEAFKDGDVDMAHDIMDRDADVDRLYWMTVKQYNLIIKDRKLGERIGVDIYEGMNLMLVARGIERIGDHAEKIAKNVIMASDSKVKMDGLGTIQELSTKALEVLDRSIQAFFLKDIGSANAAIDAGNILVQNLEKLSTQIRMPTDKAAVVATNVIDSIIRTTMYSMDVSEVAINGAMNKKD comes from the coding sequence ATGTCCGTGGATATACGTAGGATACAAAAGACCGGTGCTTCAACGATGACGGTATCGTTGCCTAAGGACTGGATAGACTCGCAAGGTCTCAAGGCCGGAGATCCGGTCGGGATGCAGTTGATGCCGGATGGCACTGTCTGTGTTGACCCAAGGAGCGATCGAAAAAGGGAACCGACCAGGAAGACCATCCGAATTGAGAAAGAGGAGTCGGAAGAACATCTCACGAGAAAGCTGATCGGGGCTTATCTAGCCGGTTATAATATCATAGAGGTAAGGTCCAAGGATCGTATAGACCACGACATCAAACACGCCATCAAGGACTTTGCGAGGCTCGTCATCGGACCGGAGGTGATCGAGGAGACCAGCAACAGTGTCGTCCTTCACGACCTTTCAGACCCGGTCGAACTGCCTCAGGAAAAGTGCGTCCGCAGGATGCATCTGATCGTCAGCTCGATGCACAAGGACGCTATGGAGGCGTTCAAAGACGGAGATGTGGACATGGCCCACGACATCATGGACCGTGATGCGGACGTGGACCGTCTTTACTGGATGACGGTGAAGCAATACAATCTCATTATCAAGGACCGGAAGCTTGGAGAGCGGATCGGTGTGGATATCTATGAAGGGATGAACCTCATGCTCGTGGCAAGGGGCATTGAGCGCATCGGCGACCACGCTGAGAAGATCGCCAAGAATGTGATCATGGCGTCCGATTCCAAGGTGAAAATGGACGGACTGGGAACGATCCAGGAGCTTTCTACAAAAGCGTTGGAAGTGCTTGATAGGTCGATACAAGCTTTCTTCCTGAAGGACATCGGGTCGGCCAATGCGGCCATAGATGCCGGAAACATCCTCGTCCAGAACCTAGAAAAATTGAGCACCCAAATACGCATGCCCACCGACAAGGCGGCGGTGGTGGCAACCAATGTCATCGATTCGATCATCAGGACCACAATGTACTCGATGGACGTTTCGGAGGTTGCGATCAATGGGGCAATG
- a CDS encoding phosphate ABC transporter ATP-binding protein: MPVKISVKDLNVFFDKNHALRGVNMDINANEITAIIGPSGCGKSTFIRCINRMNDLIPSCTVKGCVKVDDTDIYAKGVDVVDVRRHIGMVFQKPNPFPKSIFENIAYAPRLHGIDTIDENEKDPKKRKKNRKITKEELKDNVEWSLKRAALWEEVKDRLDKSAYGLSGGQQQRLCIARALAVKPEIILFDEPCSALDPIATSKIEDLLIDVKKDFTVLIVTHNMQQAARVADKTAYFYLGELIEMGDTKQIFENPQKDLTEQYITGRMG, translated from the coding sequence ATGCCAGTCAAGATCAGCGTCAAAGATCTCAACGTCTTCTTCGACAAGAACCATGCCCTACGGGGCGTCAACATGGACATCAACGCGAACGAGATAACTGCCATCATCGGCCCTTCCGGATGCGGCAAGTCTACGTTCATACGATGCATCAATCGCATGAACGACCTGATCCCGTCCTGCACGGTCAAAGGGTGCGTCAAGGTGGACGACACCGACATATACGCCAAGGGTGTGGACGTGGTCGACGTCCGAAGGCACATTGGCATGGTGTTCCAGAAACCCAACCCGTTCCCGAAATCGATATTTGAGAACATCGCTTATGCTCCACGACTTCACGGCATCGACACCATCGACGAGAACGAGAAGGATCCCAAGAAGCGCAAGAAGAACCGCAAGATCACCAAGGAAGAGCTCAAGGACAATGTCGAATGGAGCCTGAAGCGGGCGGCACTGTGGGAAGAGGTAAAGGACCGGCTGGACAAATCGGCCTATGGGTTATCGGGCGGGCAGCAACAAAGACTCTGCATCGCCAGAGCGCTGGCTGTAAAGCCGGAGATCATTCTGTTCGACGAGCCCTGCTCCGCGCTCGACCCGATCGCCACGTCCAAGATCGAAGACCTGCTGATCGACGTGAAGAAAGATTTCACCGTTCTGATCGTCACGCACAACATGCAGCAGGCGGCCAGGGTCGCGGACAAGACCGCCTACTTCTATCTTGGCGAACTTATCGAGATGGGGGACACCAAGCAGATCTTCGAGAATCCGCAGAAGGATCTCACAGAGCAGTATATCACCGGGAGGATGGGTTGA
- a CDS encoding carboxymuconolactone decarboxylase family protein, which translates to MKADAAVDELSARMGNFVPLTLSHIQKHHPDLAILIKDMDEIMEYKGALDKKTKRLIALACVSVRMCDDCIYPQAKVAKNFGAMREEIMEALSIAVLTGGVPTWSNAKHGISKLMAEWDEEDAKMEEEKSKPAPKVKKAAPKKKGK; encoded by the coding sequence ATGAAGGCTGACGCGGCGGTCGACGAGCTCTCGGCAAGGATGGGCAATTTCGTGCCGCTCACCCTGAGCCATATCCAGAAGCACCACCCTGACCTGGCCATCCTGATCAAGGACATGGATGAGATAATGGAGTACAAGGGTGCACTGGACAAGAAGACCAAGCGCCTGATCGCTCTGGCCTGCGTCTCCGTCCGCATGTGCGACGACTGCATCTATCCCCAGGCCAAGGTGGCCAAGAACTTCGGTGCGATGCGCGAGGAGATCATGGAAGCGCTGTCGATAGCCGTCCTCACCGGTGGCGTCCCGACCTGGTCCAATGCGAAGCATGGCATCTCCAAACTGATGGCGGAGTGGGACGAAGAGGATGCAAAGATGGAAGAGGAGAAATCCAAACCAGCTCCCAAGGTCAAGAAAGCGGCACCCAAAAAGAAGGGGAAGTAA
- the pstA gene encoding phosphate ABC transporter permease PstA yields MNRKEKEELYFMAFRGCAWLVVGILAILIGFILIGGIGKLSLDFLTQAPKIDTRGSMTQGGIFPAIVGTVYLMLVVLAFAVPIGVLGAVYLVEYQGKSRFAKFVWIIVHNLAGVPSIVYGLLGLGLLVAYLQLDLGILVAGVTLGLLVLPVVIVTTREALIAVPSTVREASLAVGATKWQTVRHHVIPYAMPGILTGTILSLSRAAGETAPILALGATALAPGLPSLFGPYMALPYHIYIMSSQSTNSALTAPIQYASAIVLLAIVIGMNLFAIYLRKKYRDKYRW; encoded by the coding sequence GTGAACCGCAAGGAGAAGGAAGAGCTCTACTTCATGGCCTTCCGCGGCTGCGCCTGGTTAGTGGTCGGGATACTGGCCATCCTGATCGGTTTTATCCTGATCGGAGGCATAGGCAAGCTGAGCCTGGATTTCCTGACGCAGGCGCCCAAGATCGATACTCGCGGGTCAATGACCCAGGGAGGTATATTCCCAGCCATTGTGGGAACGGTCTATCTGATGCTGGTCGTCCTGGCGTTCGCCGTCCCCATTGGCGTGCTTGGGGCGGTCTATCTGGTCGAATATCAGGGAAAGAGCCGCTTCGCTAAGTTCGTGTGGATCATCGTCCACAACCTTGCCGGGGTCCCTTCGATCGTGTATGGTCTGCTGGGCCTGGGACTTTTGGTCGCCTACCTCCAGCTCGACCTGGGCATATTGGTCGCTGGTGTGACATTGGGCCTGCTGGTGCTCCCGGTCGTCATCGTCACCACCAGGGAGGCCCTGATCGCCGTCCCGTCCACGGTCCGCGAGGCGTCACTGGCAGTTGGTGCGACCAAATGGCAAACGGTGCGGCATCATGTCATACCATATGCCATGCCCGGAATACTTACTGGGACGATCCTTTCCCTGTCGCGTGCCGCCGGCGAGACGGCGCCCATATTAGCATTGGGAGCCACGGCGCTGGCGCCAGGCCTCCCATCGCTGTTCGGCCCGTACATGGCCTTGCCCTATCACATCTACATCATGTCCTCTCAATCGACGAACTCGGCGCTGACGGCGCCGATACAGTATGCATCGGCAATTGTCCTCCTCGCCATCGTCATCGGGATGAACCTCTTCGCGATCTATCTGAGAAAGAAATATCGGGATAAATACAGGTGGTAA
- the phoU gene encoding phosphate signaling complex protein PhoU, with translation MTSNISFLQEMDGLNREVREMSDRANEAIEKAVKLIATGDDVLMKDVNRLDKELYHYDNLIEKHCLDLIALYSPVAGDLRTVSACLKIIEDLNRIGRYAHDIAEVSEVFEAQGHFTRMVNIQHMAELVVEMVHDSIESFTKRDSVMARELFERDDEVDSLYDTIFREMLTYMMEDSKKITAGINYVLVARYLERIADHSCNIGERVVYMVTGERMDPAERKKVLNNNLIAPNKEKDEGDIEEPGSNWHELSEK, from the coding sequence ATGACTTCGAACATATCGTTCTTGCAGGAGATGGATGGGCTGAACCGGGAGGTCCGGGAGATGTCGGACCGGGCAAATGAGGCGATCGAGAAGGCGGTCAAGCTGATCGCCACCGGTGACGACGTCCTTATGAAGGACGTGAACAGACTGGACAAGGAGCTCTACCATTACGACAATCTGATCGAGAAACACTGCCTTGACCTGATCGCCCTCTACAGTCCGGTGGCAGGGGACCTGAGGACGGTCTCCGCCTGTTTGAAGATCATCGAGGATCTGAACCGGATAGGGCGTTATGCCCACGACATCGCCGAAGTGTCCGAGGTGTTCGAGGCCCAGGGCCATTTCACCAGGATGGTCAACATCCAGCACATGGCAGAGCTGGTCGTCGAAATGGTCCACGATTCCATCGAAAGCTTCACCAAGCGTGACTCGGTCATGGCCAGGGAATTGTTCGAACGGGACGATGAGGTGGACAGCCTTTATGACACGATCTTCCGGGAGATGCTGACATACATGATGGAGGACTCGAAGAAGATCACGGCAGGGATCAACTACGTCCTGGTCGCCAGGTATCTGGAGCGTATTGCGGACCATTCATGCAACATAGGCGAACGCGTCGTCTACATGGTGACCGGAGAGCGCATGGACCCGGCGGAGAGGAAGAAGGTCCTGAACAACAACCTGATCGCGCCCAATAAGGAAAAGGACGAAGGGGACATTGAAGAACCCGGTTCCAACTGGCACGAACTGTCGGAAAAGTAA